A DNA window from Methylobacterium sp. NMS14P contains the following coding sequences:
- a CDS encoding 4-(cytidine 5'-diphospho)-2-C-methyl-D-erythritol kinase, which yields MTLLADRAPAKVNLTLHVLGRRVGDGYHVLESLVAFAGTADRLTLDPAAPLGLTVGGPTAGPAGPTDDNLVLRAARGLAARVPGLRAGAFHLVKRLPVAAGIGGGSSDAAAALRLLARLNGLPLDHEAVAAVARETGADVPVCLDPRARMMRGAGEAIGPALGLAPLPAVLINPGVPVPTAPVFKALGLSVGQDLAGAPHPTIPRAMAGDPLLQALAGARNDLEAPALTVAPVIGDALAALRARGCRLARMSGSGATVFALFADRRAAVRAAAALRAAHPGWWVAPTVLR from the coding sequence GTGACCCTGCTCGCCGATCGCGCCCCCGCCAAGGTCAACCTGACGCTCCACGTCCTCGGCCGACGCGTCGGTGACGGCTACCACGTGCTCGAGAGCCTCGTCGCCTTCGCCGGCACGGCCGACCGCCTGACCCTGGATCCCGCTGCCCCGCTGGGCCTGACCGTCGGCGGCCCCACCGCCGGCCCCGCCGGCCCGACGGACGACAACCTCGTCCTGCGGGCCGCCCGGGGGCTCGCCGCGCGGGTGCCAGGCCTGCGCGCGGGCGCCTTCCACCTGGTGAAGCGCCTGCCGGTCGCGGCGGGGATCGGCGGCGGCTCCTCCGACGCCGCCGCGGCCCTGCGCCTGCTGGCGCGCCTCAACGGGCTGCCCCTCGACCACGAGGCCGTCGCCGCGGTGGCGCGGGAGACCGGCGCCGACGTGCCGGTCTGCCTCGACCCGCGGGCCCGTATGATGCGCGGCGCGGGCGAGGCGATCGGTCCGGCCCTCGGGCTCGCACCGCTGCCCGCGGTGCTGATCAATCCCGGCGTTCCGGTGCCGACCGCCCCGGTCTTCAAGGCGCTGGGCCTGAGCGTCGGCCAGGATCTCGCGGGCGCGCCGCATCCGACGATCCCGCGGGCCATGGCGGGCGACCCGCTGCTCCAGGCCCTGGCCGGGGCCCGCAACGATCTGGAAGCGCCGGCCCTGACCGTGGCGCCGGTGATCGGCGACGCGCTGGCGGCCCTCCGCGCCCGGGGCTGCCGCCTCGCGCGGATGTCGGGCTCCGGCGCGACCGTGTTCGCGCTGTTCGCCGACCGGCGCGCGGCCGTCCGGGCCGCCGCGGCCCTGCGCGCCGCCCATCCGGGATGGTGGGTGGCGCCGACCGTCCTGCGCTGA
- a CDS encoding molybdopterin molybdotransferase MoeA — protein MGRLSPDCFDAAPAPMRVADAVALIRARLPVLSGTERVPLAGADGRVLAEDVIAPLDLPPFDNAAVDGYALRAADLAAVGETRLPVGGRVPAGHPAGDPGSGAAVRIFTGAPMPAGTDTVVMQEDVRIDGGTVILPEGLASGANRRRAGEDVARGSAALRAGTRLGPQHIALAAACGLAALPLRTPLTVALFSTGDELTPPGQSLSPAGIFDANRPMLAALLRRLGAVPVDLGILRDEPGALRARIAEAAASHDLILTSGGVSVGEEDHVRAAVEASGGLTFWRLAIKPGRPVALGTVAGTPFIGLPGNPAAAYVTALAALRPLVLHLSGARDTGPELAIRSGFAREKRPGRREYLRVCLRAGPDGLPEAVPAPGGALTGLAGSDGLVELAEDLTAIRPGDPLPYRPHGVFGGASS, from the coding sequence ATGGGCCGCCTGAGCCCCGACTGCTTCGACGCCGCCCCCGCGCCGATGCGGGTCGCCGACGCGGTCGCGCTGATCCGGGCGCGGCTCCCGGTCCTGTCCGGGACCGAGAGAGTTCCGCTCGCGGGTGCGGACGGCCGGGTCCTCGCGGAGGACGTGATCGCGCCCCTCGACCTTCCCCCCTTCGACAACGCCGCGGTGGACGGCTACGCCCTGCGCGCCGCCGATCTCGCGGCCGTCGGCGAGACGCGCCTGCCCGTCGGCGGACGCGTGCCGGCCGGCCATCCGGCGGGCGATCCCGGTTCGGGCGCGGCCGTGCGCATCTTCACCGGTGCGCCGATGCCCGCGGGGACCGACACCGTCGTCATGCAGGAGGACGTGCGGATCGACGGCGGCACCGTCATCCTGCCCGAAGGGCTCGCGTCGGGCGCCAACCGGCGGCGGGCCGGCGAGGACGTCGCCCGCGGCAGCGCGGCGCTCCGCGCCGGGACGCGCCTCGGGCCGCAGCACATCGCGCTCGCGGCCGCCTGCGGCCTGGCCGCTTTGCCCCTGCGGACGCCCCTGACGGTCGCGCTGTTCTCGACCGGCGACGAGCTGACACCGCCCGGCCAGTCCCTGTCGCCGGCCGGGATCTTCGACGCCAACCGGCCGATGCTCGCCGCGCTCCTGAGACGCCTCGGCGCCGTGCCCGTCGATCTCGGCATCCTGCGCGACGAGCCCGGAGCGCTGCGGGCGCGCATCGCGGAAGCGGCGGCGTCGCACGACCTGATCCTGACCTCGGGCGGCGTCTCGGTCGGCGAGGAGGACCATGTCCGCGCCGCGGTCGAGGCTTCGGGGGGGCTGACCTTCTGGCGGCTGGCGATCAAGCCCGGTCGCCCGGTCGCCCTCGGCACCGTGGCCGGCACGCCCTTCATCGGGCTGCCGGGCAATCCGGCCGCCGCCTACGTGACCGCCCTGGCGGCGCTCCGTCCCCTGGTGCTCCATCTCTCCGGCGCGCGCGACACGGGGCCCGAGCTGGCGATCCGCAGCGGCTTCGCCCGCGAGAAGCGCCCCGGCCGGCGCGAATACCTCCGCGTCTGCCTGCGCGCCGGTCCGGACGGCCTGCCCGAGGCCGTGCCGGCACCCGGCGGGGCCCTGACGGGTCTCGCGGGCAGCGACGGGCTGGTGGAACTCGCCGAGGATCTGACCGCGATCCGCCCGGGCGACCCCCTGCCCTATCGGCCGCACGGGGTGTTCGGCGGGGCCAGCAGCTGA
- a CDS encoding aminotransferase class V-fold PLP-dependent enzyme has translation MAFTESVAAALPCQRHLFEMPADVCYLDAAAWSPLPRAVRAAGEAGILVKSRPWDHPRTAVPPWAERARAAAARLIGAAADEIAIVGAVSHAMAVAARNLTVGPGGRLLRVADEFPSLRFAFDRLADRQGLVVEEVPRPPDGDWTAAVAAAIARPGAAPLALATLTPLHWTDGSLIDLDRLAPLVHGAGAALVIDATQAVGAVPVDVARWRPDFLAFPTYKWALGPYGLAFLYAAPHRQDGAPIEENIGNRLPAAGARRYDRGELYDPVALFMAVTGLEQIAGWGVPAVAARLRGLTDRLADGAAGLGLTPLPSPLRAPHVLGLRPPAGLPTGLVDRLQQERVYVSERSGALRISPHVWTNEDDLARCLAALSRACQGIT, from the coding sequence ATGGCGTTCACCGAATCCGTCGCCGCGGCGCTCCCGTGCCAGCGCCACCTCTTCGAGATGCCCGCCGACGTCTGCTACCTCGACGCCGCCGCGTGGTCGCCGCTGCCGCGGGCCGTGCGCGCGGCGGGCGAGGCGGGGATCCTGGTCAAGAGCCGCCCCTGGGACCATCCGCGCACGGCGGTCCCGCCCTGGGCCGAGCGGGCGCGCGCGGCGGCCGCCCGGCTGATCGGCGCTGCCGCGGACGAGATCGCGATCGTCGGCGCGGTCAGCCACGCCATGGCGGTGGCCGCCCGCAACCTGACCGTCGGGCCGGGCGGGCGCCTGCTCCGCGTGGCCGACGAGTTCCCGTCCCTGCGCTTCGCGTTCGACCGCCTGGCCGACCGGCAGGGTCTGGTGGTGGAGGAGGTCCCGCGCCCCCCAGACGGCGACTGGACCGCGGCGGTCGCGGCCGCGATCGCCCGGCCGGGCGCCGCGCCGCTCGCCCTCGCCACCCTGACCCCGCTGCACTGGACCGACGGCAGCCTGATCGACCTCGACCGGCTCGCCCCGCTGGTCCACGGTGCCGGCGCGGCCCTGGTGATCGACGCCACCCAGGCCGTGGGTGCCGTCCCCGTCGACGTCGCTCGCTGGCGCCCGGACTTCCTGGCCTTCCCGACCTACAAATGGGCCCTCGGACCCTACGGTCTCGCCTTCCTGTACGCCGCGCCGCACCGTCAGGACGGGGCACCCATCGAGGAGAATATCGGGAACCGGCTGCCGGCCGCCGGGGCGCGCCGCTACGACCGGGGCGAGCTCTACGATCCGGTCGCGCTGTTCATGGCCGTGACCGGCCTGGAGCAGATCGCCGGATGGGGTGTGCCAGCCGTCGCCGCCCGGCTTCGCGGGCTGACCGACCGCTTGGCGGACGGGGCCGCCGGCCTCGGTCTGACGCCGTTGCCGAGTCCCCTGCGGGCGCCCCACGTCCTCGGTCTGCGGCCGCCCGCGGGCCTGCCGACGGGCCTGGTCGATCGCCTCCAGCAGGAGCGGGTCTACGTGAGCGAGCGCTCCGGCGCGCTGCGCATCAGCCCGCACGTCTGGACGAACGAGGACGACCTCGCGCGCTGCCTTGCCGCACTGTCCAGGGCCTGCCAGGGGATCACCTGA
- a CDS encoding lipid II:glycine glycyltransferase FemX, protein MAAKLAVQETADALDWDRRVWACPGANIYCGTPWGTYKARRGLEVRRAVVSGDGADLAFVQWQTRRKGPARFIHVQGGPLLTAAGAHRAEAVLAAFIDHLALGRLDVLAVDYEQFESRDATLALLMHGFAPVIGAPDHTLELDLTQDLDAIQAGMEPRWRKALRKAERNAAVTTHFLEDRAERLEAFDDFTAMFAALRERKGFATTLQPQAYRDIAAEDEHLLFLDVRENGQRVLVRIAHLSDTRCTDFYTASNDRARATGAATLAVWRFVERAKAEGCRVFDFGGIDPAANRPVFEFKRGLCTDVVQHNPLWVYSRTPALRKLAPVLLALR, encoded by the coding sequence ATGGCGGCCAAGCTCGCGGTCCAGGAGACCGCGGATGCCCTGGACTGGGACCGGCGGGTCTGGGCCTGTCCGGGCGCCAACATCTATTGCGGCACGCCCTGGGGTACCTACAAGGCGCGGCGCGGCCTGGAGGTGCGGCGCGCGGTCGTGTCCGGCGACGGCGCGGACCTCGCCTTCGTCCAGTGGCAGACGCGCCGCAAGGGGCCGGCGCGGTTCATCCACGTCCAGGGCGGCCCGCTGCTGACCGCGGCGGGCGCGCACCGCGCCGAGGCGGTGCTCGCCGCGTTCATCGACCACCTCGCGCTCGGTCGCCTCGACGTCCTCGCCGTCGACTACGAGCAGTTCGAGAGCCGCGACGCGACGCTGGCGCTGCTGATGCACGGCTTCGCCCCGGTGATCGGCGCGCCCGACCACACCCTCGAGCTCGACCTGACCCAGGACCTCGACGCCATCCAGGCCGGCATGGAGCCGCGCTGGCGCAAGGCCCTGCGCAAGGCCGAGCGCAACGCCGCGGTGACGACGCATTTCCTCGAGGACAGGGCCGAGCGCCTCGAAGCCTTCGACGATTTCACCGCGATGTTCGCGGCCCTGCGCGAGCGCAAGGGCTTCGCCACGACGCTGCAGCCGCAGGCCTACCGCGACATCGCGGCCGAGGACGAGCACCTGCTGTTCCTCGACGTCCGCGAGAACGGACAGCGGGTCCTCGTGCGGATCGCGCACCTGTCCGACACCCGCTGCACGGATTTCTACACGGCCTCGAACGACCGGGCCCGCGCGACGGGCGCCGCGACCCTCGCGGTCTGGCGCTTCGTGGAGCGGGCGAAGGCCGAGGGCTGCCGGGTCTTCGATTTCGGCGGCATCGATCCGGCGGCGAACCGCCCCGTCTTCGAGTTCAAGCGGGGCCTGTGCACCGACGTGGTCCAGCACAACCCGCTCTGGGTCTACAGCAGGACGCCCGCGCTGCGGAAACTGGCGCCGGTCCTGCTCGCCCTGCGCTGA
- a CDS encoding glycosyltransferase family 4 protein, with the protein MVDHSGLRPARAGDRVTADAPRAVGNAAAELRITCVHQGFELYGSDRCFIETVRTIRAAHPSAQIDVVLPRHGPIVAALEPFASEIVIAPLWILRRKNLARLATLGLMVLPIAMIRAWRRIRASDLVYINTTVVADYLLAARLAPGRSIVHVHEIPEGAVLKVLRGLIRWSGANVVFNSRATERAYALPPGATARVVYNGIAGPDESNPGAYDGSRPLRVLMLGRISRIKGQDVLVEALASLPEPVRRRIALRIVGSAFEDDAREQALVRRIAETGLAAQVTLEPFVADPAALYRWADVVTMPSQRPESLGRVAIEAMSYGVPPLVTAIGGLPEVVEDGKTGWIVPPGGPEPIAAVLADLVADPARWRDFGRAARARYLSLFSEASAAEGIEAMVRTTLRRPTAPDSARVADAPARPAA; encoded by the coding sequence ATGGTAGATCATTCAGGACTTCGACCCGCGCGGGCCGGCGATCGCGTCACCGCCGACGCGCCGCGGGCCGTCGGCAACGCCGCGGCGGAGCTTCGGATCACGTGCGTCCACCAGGGATTCGAGCTGTACGGCTCGGATCGCTGCTTCATCGAGACCGTGCGGACGATCCGGGCGGCGCATCCGAGTGCGCAGATCGACGTCGTGCTGCCGCGGCACGGACCGATCGTGGCCGCCCTGGAGCCGTTCGCCAGCGAGATCGTGATCGCGCCGCTCTGGATCCTGCGGCGCAAGAACCTGGCGCGCCTCGCAACCCTCGGTCTGATGGTTCTGCCCATCGCGATGATCCGTGCATGGCGCCGCATCCGGGCGAGCGACCTCGTCTACATCAACACCACCGTGGTGGCCGACTATCTGCTGGCCGCCCGGCTGGCGCCCGGCCGGAGCATCGTTCACGTCCACGAGATCCCCGAGGGCGCCGTGCTGAAGGTCCTGCGCGGGCTGATCCGCTGGAGCGGCGCCAACGTGGTGTTCAACTCGCGCGCCACCGAGCGGGCCTACGCCCTGCCCCCCGGCGCGACCGCCCGGGTCGTCTACAACGGCATCGCGGGTCCGGACGAGTCGAACCCGGGCGCCTACGACGGCTCCCGCCCGCTCCGGGTGCTGATGCTCGGCCGGATCAGCCGGATCAAGGGCCAGGATGTTCTCGTGGAGGCCCTGGCCTCCCTGCCCGAGCCGGTCCGGCGGCGGATCGCGCTGCGCATCGTCGGCAGCGCCTTCGAGGACGATGCCCGCGAGCAGGCCCTGGTCAGGCGGATCGCCGAGACCGGTCTGGCCGCGCAGGTCACGCTCGAGCCGTTCGTGGCCGATCCCGCGGCCCTGTACCGCTGGGCCGACGTGGTCACGATGCCCTCGCAGCGGCCCGAATCCCTCGGCCGCGTGGCGATCGAGGCGATGTCCTACGGCGTGCCGCCGCTCGTCACGGCGATCGGCGGCCTGCCCGAGGTGGTGGAGGACGGGAAGACCGGCTGGATCGTCCCGCCGGGCGGCCCGGAGCCGATCGCCGCCGTGCTGGCGGATCTGGTCGCGGACCCGGCGCGCTGGCGCGATTTCGGCCGGGCTGCCCGGGCGCGCTACCTGAGCCTGTTCTCCGAAGCCTCGGCGGCGGAGGGCATCGAGGCCATGGTCCGGACGACGCTGCGCCGCCCGACGGCGCCGGACTCGGCGCGCGTCGCGGACGCGCCGGCGCGACCGGCAGCCTAG
- a CDS encoding DUF1972 domain-containing protein, with translation MPDRAPKLLILGTRGIPAAHGGFETFAERLALYLAGRGWQVGVYCQRDVETVRERISCSTWNGVELITVEIGLRGPVATLAFDAICAHDAATRGGVCLVLGYNGAVFLPYLRARGGRILTNMDGIEWRRPKWSLPVRAFFYASEWIAAWSSQRLVADHPVIADHLARRRPRGAIATIPYGGDPPAADVGPPPLGLEPDRYLVSIARIEPDNNILTLVEAFSRRARGVRLVVLGTLRVGNPYHRAVEAAASPEVLFPGAIYEPEQVQALRVHARAYLHGHTVGGTNPSLVEALWAGNAVVAHDNPFNRGTAGDGQFYFSDPDSCAAAIERALSDAAAVAAAREAARARAAQFRWDDVLASYEDALRRVGGYPPAPVTAARAAEGVPVSVTAGPGW, from the coding sequence ATGCCTGACCGCGCACCGAAACTACTTATCCTTGGCACGCGCGGGATCCCGGCCGCGCACGGTGGTTTCGAGACTTTCGCGGAACGTCTCGCGCTCTACTTGGCCGGACGCGGCTGGCAGGTCGGCGTGTACTGCCAGCGGGACGTCGAGACGGTGCGGGAGCGCATCTCGTGCAGCACCTGGAACGGCGTCGAGCTGATCACCGTGGAGATCGGGCTGCGTGGCCCCGTGGCGACGCTCGCCTTCGACGCCATCTGCGCCCACGATGCCGCGACCCGCGGGGGCGTCTGCCTCGTGCTCGGCTACAACGGCGCCGTGTTCCTGCCCTACCTGCGGGCGCGGGGCGGGCGGATCCTGACCAACATGGACGGGATCGAGTGGCGCCGGCCGAAATGGTCGCTGCCCGTGCGCGCCTTCTTCTACGCCAGCGAGTGGATCGCCGCGTGGTCCTCGCAGCGGCTCGTGGCCGACCATCCCGTCATCGCCGACCACCTCGCGCGTCGCAGGCCGCGCGGCGCCATCGCGACCATCCCGTACGGCGGCGATCCCCCGGCCGCCGATGTCGGGCCGCCGCCCCTCGGCCTCGAGCCCGACCGCTACCTCGTCTCGATCGCCCGCATCGAGCCGGACAACAACATCCTGACGCTGGTCGAGGCCTTCTCGCGCCGTGCCCGCGGCGTGCGGCTGGTGGTGCTCGGAACGCTGAGGGTCGGCAACCCGTACCATCGCGCGGTTGAGGCGGCCGCCTCGCCGGAGGTGCTGTTTCCCGGCGCCATCTACGAGCCCGAGCAGGTCCAGGCCCTGCGGGTCCACGCGCGGGCCTATCTCCACGGCCACACCGTGGGCGGCACCAACCCGTCGCTGGTCGAGGCGCTCTGGGCGGGCAACGCCGTGGTCGCCCACGACAATCCGTTCAACCGGGGAACGGCCGGCGACGGCCAGTTCTACTTCTCGGATCCGGACAGCTGTGCCGCGGCGATCGAGCGCGCGCTCTCCGACGCGGCCGCGGTCGCGGCGGCCCGCGAGGCGGCGCGGGCGCGCGCCGCGCAGTTCCGCTGGGACGACGTGCTGGCCTCCTACGAGGACGCCCTGCGCCGTGTCGGCGGCTACCCGCCGGCGCCGGTCACGGCGGCGCGCGCCGCCGAAGGCGTGCCCGTCAGCGTCACGGCCGGTCCGGGATGGTAG